The Arachis hypogaea cultivar Tifrunner chromosome 19, arahy.Tifrunner.gnm2.J5K5, whole genome shotgun sequence genome has a window encoding:
- the LOC112775946 gene encoding uncharacterized protein, whose protein sequence is MSTAAAQPKTKKTASSKKLPSHPTFAEMITDAISSLKERTGSSQYAITKFIEEKHKNLPPTFRKLLLHNLKKSVAAGKLVKVKNSFKLAPKAASPPAPVKAPAKASSVAAAKPKAAAASKPGPKPASKPKAKPAAITKKAAAKPKAKTAPTSAKPKRKTKAKAPAKKVAAKPVKKTPVKKPKSVKSPAKKAAAKKTKK, encoded by the exons ATGTCTACCGCCGCAGCACAGCCCAAGACCAAGAAAACGGCTTCGTCCAAGAAGCTTCCTTCTCACCCCACCTTCGCCGAG atgatAACGGACGCGATTTCGAGTTTGAAAGAGAGAACTGGTTCAAGTCAATATGCGATAACGAAGTTCATCGAAGAGAAGCACAAGAATCTTCCACCAACCTTCCGGAAGCTTCTTCTCCACAACCTCAAGAAATCCGTCGCTGCTGGAAAGCTCGTGAAAGTGAAGAATTCATTCAAGCTTGCGCCGAAAGCTGCTTCTCCTCCCGCTCCAGTGAAGGCTCCAGCGAAGGCTTCTTCTGTTGCCGCCGCCAAGCCTAAAGCGGCGGCGGCTTCCAAGCCTGGTCCCAAGCCTGCATCCAAACCTAAAGCCAAACCAGCTGCCATTACGAAGAAGGCCGCTGCCAAACCTAAAGCCAAAACTGCCCCTACTTCTGCAAAGCCGAAGCGGAAGACAAAAGCGAAGGCTCCGGCGAAGAAGGTTGCTGCCAAGCCGGTGAAGAAGACGCCAGTTAAAAAGCCGAAAAGCGTGAAGTCTCCAGCGAAGAAAGCAGCGGCGAAGAAGACTAAGAAGTGA